One part of the Astatotilapia calliptera chromosome 9, fAstCal1.2, whole genome shotgun sequence genome encodes these proteins:
- the LOC113029910 gene encoding uncharacterized protein LOC113029910 produces MLLKVKYLNVKKYIKLHAGFTYLEFISEAKTKFGLPDAADLDIFDETDTAVEEDIFLELLEAQPDLCLTIREKISDEDFCPLAHSTPSSSDTLSSLTDTISLSSSDSDLREKGIPAGRSRSSKDSSAPNVSVSEAAKEMVKNALTRKPGGEEILEEYNAENSLSHRTRLQLVNILASDMTERHGRIPSRKQKEKYALGIITLFPSLKDPFSPNGYEHFYDGVKGTGYIAWRLKTMSRSTTKRPVKEVPVHQEQGPKRRRLATTLPQQLDGDACKEAISFLVHSPDEASVFQKMKMTFQHRQDLVHDPQRTADVFKTFPRFLDVKGLVNQDFLLLFGAETATELLEKWDMSFKPKVIKEAKQLTQSTDLCRLIKAAEKPTESDVNDWDSDMASLLLLLQLLPPTAGRKRRTKISPTDAAHKMVHFHKSCCSIDEHLQARDGKQPYILAVGRTQNSIDTFYIAVDKQLIPCQATSSLSAFDELFNSHYVFNLSYDESLVHLYNFVQTTIFNIDATSTDESPRVRELRAKMLNENHV; encoded by the exons ATGTTGCTGAAAGTGAAATACCTCAATGTAAAGAAGTACATTAAATTGCACGCAGGATTCACTTATCTAGAATTCATCAGTGAAG CCAAAACCAAGTTTGGACTTCCGGATGCTGCTGACCTTGATATTTTCGATGAAACTGACACAGCTGTCGAAGAAGACATTTTTCTGGAGTTACTGGAGGCCCAACCAGACCTATGCCTGACAATACGTGAAAAGATTTCAGATGAAG ATTTTTGTCCTTTAGCTCATTCCACACCATCCTCCTCGGATACATTATCTTCCCTCACGGACACTATATCACTTTCATCAAGTGACAGTGACCTCAGGGAAAAGGGCATTCCTGCAGGCCGCAGTAGATCCAGCAAAGACAGTTCTGCACCAAATGTTTCTGTGTCAGAGGCTGCAAAAGAG ATGGTTAAAAATGCCTTGACTAGGAAACCTGGTGGAGAGGAAATTCTTGAAGAATACAATGCCGAAAATTCACTGAGCCACCGCACCCGGCTGCAGCTTGTTAACATATTGGCAAGTGATATGACTGAGAGACATGG CAGAATTCCCTCCCGTAAGCAAAAGGAGAAATATGCCCTTGGAATAATTACACTCTTTCCCTCATTGAAGGATCCATTTTCTCCAAACGGCTAT GAGCATTTCTACGACGGAGTGAAAGGCACTGGATATATAGCGTGGCGCCTCAAAACCATGTCCAGGTCTACAACCAAACGGCCAGTGAAGGAAGTCCCAGTGCATCAAGAACAAGGGCCTAAGCGCAGAAGATTAGCAACCACATTGCCTCAGCAACTTGATGGAGATGCCTGCAAGGAGGCCATCTCATTTCTTGTTCACTCTCCTGATGAAGCAAGTGTATTTCAGAAGATGAAAATGACGTTCCAACATCGCCAGGATCTGGTGCATGATCCACAAAGAACTGCAGATGTCTTCAAAACATTTCCACGCTTTTTGGATGTCAAAGGACTA GTCAATCAAgacttcctgctgctgtttggtGCTGAAACAGCCACCGAGTTGCTTGAGAAGTGGGACATGTCATTCAAGCCAAAGGTTATTAAAGAAGCCAAACAGCTGACTCAGTCAACTGACCTGTGTCGTTTGATAAAAGCTGCTGAGAAACCAACAGAGAGTGATGTAAATG ACTGGGACAGTGACATGGCCTCTCTGCTGCTACTCCTTCAACTTTTGCCACCCACAGCTGGACGAAAGAGGAGAACCAAAATAAGTCCAACTGATGCAGCACACAAAATGGTGCACTTTCACAAG TCATGCTGCAGCATTGATGAACACTTGCAAGCAAGAGATGGTAAACAACCATACATCCTCGCTGTTGGTCGAACCCAGAACAGCATTGACACCTTCTACATCGCAGTGGACAAACAGCTCATCCCCTGCCAAGCCACCAGCTCACTCAGTGCTTTTGATGAACTTTTCAATTCCCACTACGTGTTCAACTTATCTTACGACGAGTCACTGGTTCATCTCTACAATTTTGTGCAGACCACCATATTCAACATTGATGCCACCTCAACAGATGAGTCACCACGTGTTCGTGAGTTGCGTGCCAAAATGTTGAATGAGAaccatgtttaa